In Numidum massiliense, a single genomic region encodes these proteins:
- the dxs gene encoding 1-deoxy-D-xylulose-5-phosphate synthase has product MFTNQIDSPDKLKQLSPEELPQVATEIREFIVEQLKFTGGHLGANLGVVELTLAMHYVFDSPRDKFIWDVGHQAYVHKILTGRADQFDTLRQYKGLCGFPKRSESEHDVWETGHSSTSLSAAMGMAVARDLKGDDYNIVAVIGDGAMTGGMAFEALNNIGHEQKDVMIVLNDNEMSIEQNVGAMHHYLGKLRTDKHYKKVKEEVETLLKRIPAIGGRVAKTMERLKDSIKYMLVSGVIFEELGFTYLGPIDGHNVKDVIKTLKQGADTKGPVLVHVVTKKGKGYKPAEEATDNMHGIGAIKVESGALKSTPKGPNYKNVFTDTLMELAAKDERIVALTPAMLGGSGLTKFAKRFPDRCFDVGIAEQHAVTMAGGIATQGLKPVVAIYSTFLQRGYDQVIHDIVRQNLNVFFAIDRAGFVGADGETHQGVYDIAFLRCLPNITIMAPKDENEFRHMIYTAIEADGPTAVRYPRGEGLGIPLDETLQAIPVGQSEVLREGRDVALVALGTMVPLAVEAAELLQREGISARVINARFVKPLDEQMILKQARDNMPIVTIEEGVRQGGFGSAVLEFLAERHIRHLAVEVIGTPDYFVEHGSVSDLYREVGLTPENIAARARTIALKRGRRARIAAK; this is encoded by the coding sequence GTGTTCACTAATCAAATCGACTCACCCGACAAGTTAAAACAGCTGTCCCCCGAGGAGTTACCACAGGTAGCCACCGAAATCCGCGAGTTTATCGTTGAACAGCTCAAATTTACCGGTGGACATTTGGGGGCCAATCTCGGTGTAGTTGAACTGACACTTGCGATGCACTACGTATTTGACAGTCCCCGCGACAAGTTTATTTGGGACGTCGGTCACCAAGCTTACGTTCATAAAATACTGACCGGACGCGCCGACCAGTTCGATACGCTGCGTCAGTATAAAGGGCTTTGCGGCTTTCCGAAACGATCGGAAAGTGAGCACGACGTATGGGAAACGGGGCACAGTAGTACGTCCTTGTCTGCAGCGATGGGGATGGCGGTAGCCCGCGACCTGAAAGGTGACGATTACAACATCGTCGCAGTCATCGGCGACGGTGCGATGACTGGTGGCATGGCGTTCGAAGCGCTCAACAACATCGGTCACGAACAGAAAGACGTCATGATCGTCCTCAACGACAACGAAATGTCTATTGAGCAAAACGTCGGCGCGATGCACCACTATTTAGGGAAACTGCGCACCGACAAGCATTACAAAAAAGTAAAAGAAGAAGTCGAAACGTTGCTCAAACGCATTCCAGCGATTGGCGGACGAGTGGCGAAAACGATGGAGCGCCTTAAAGACAGTATCAAGTATATGCTCGTCTCTGGCGTTATTTTTGAAGAGTTAGGATTTACGTATTTAGGGCCGATCGACGGGCACAACGTGAAAGACGTCATAAAAACGTTAAAGCAGGGTGCCGATACGAAAGGGCCGGTACTCGTGCACGTCGTAACAAAAAAAGGCAAAGGGTATAAACCTGCCGAAGAAGCGACAGACAACATGCATGGCATCGGCGCCATTAAAGTTGAATCGGGTGCACTTAAAAGCACTCCGAAAGGCCCTAACTACAAAAACGTGTTCACCGATACACTGATGGAACTGGCGGCAAAAGACGAACGCATCGTGGCGCTTACCCCGGCGATGCTCGGCGGCAGCGGACTGACGAAGTTTGCGAAGCGCTTTCCGGACCGTTGCTTCGACGTCGGCATTGCCGAACAGCATGCGGTGACGATGGCCGGCGGCATTGCCACGCAAGGGCTGAAACCGGTCGTCGCCATCTACTCGACTTTTTTGCAACGCGGCTACGACCAAGTTATTCACGATATCGTGCGTCAAAACTTAAACGTGTTTTTCGCGATTGACCGGGCGGGGTTCGTCGGTGCTGACGGCGAAACGCACCAAGGGGTGTACGACATCGCCTTTTTGCGCTGTCTGCCAAACATTACGATTATGGCTCCGAAAGACGAAAATGAATTCCGGCACATGATTTACACCGCGATCGAAGCGGATGGACCGACCGCCGTACGTTATCCGCGCGGCGAAGGGCTAGGCATACCGCTCGACGAGACGCTACAGGCGATTCCGGTTGGACAGTCAGAAGTGTTGCGCGAAGGGCGCGATGTCGCGTTAGTCGCCCTCGGCACGATGGTCCCGCTCGCTGTCGAAGCTGCGGAACTGCTTCAGCGCGAAGGAATTAGTGCACGCGTCATTAACGCCCGCTTCGTCAAGCCGCTCGACGAGCAAATGATACTGAAGCAAGCGCGCGACAACATGCCGATCGTGACGATCGAAGAAGGGGTGCGACAAGGCGGATTCGGCAGTGCCGTCTTAGAGTTTCTCGCCGAGCGCCACATTCGCCACCTTGCGGTAGAGGTGATTGGGACACCGGACTATTTCGTCGAACACGGCAGCGTGTCCGACTTGTATCGCGAAGTCGGTCTCACGCCAGAAAACATTGCTGCGCGGGCGCGCACGATAGCTTTAAAACGAGGGCGGCGAGCGCGAATTGCAGCAAAATAA
- a CDS encoding TlyA family RNA methyltransferase, with protein sequence MQQNKQRIDTLLVEKGLFATREKAKAALMAGLVRVGGELVDKAGTKVPVHADVQVTGAPHPYVSRGGLKLEEALRAFAYDMTGRVVIDVGASTGGFTDCALQHGATHVYAVDVGYGQLDWKLRQDERVTVMERTNFRHVDPDCFSDPRPDVALIDVSFISLDKILPKLGEILPEGGTILSLVKPQFEAGRESVGKKGIVRDPAVHREVLARTVHMAETHGFRMSDVAFSPITGSEGNIEFLVAWRKVARALLSVDDIAHRVEETVSRAHRELSH encoded by the coding sequence TTGCAGCAAAATAAGCAGCGCATCGACACGTTACTCGTAGAAAAAGGTTTGTTTGCGACGCGGGAAAAAGCGAAAGCGGCGCTCATGGCAGGTCTCGTCCGCGTAGGCGGGGAACTCGTCGACAAGGCGGGGACGAAAGTGCCCGTACATGCCGATGTGCAAGTGACGGGAGCGCCTCATCCGTACGTCAGTCGTGGCGGGCTTAAATTGGAAGAGGCGTTGCGCGCCTTTGCGTACGACATGACGGGACGCGTCGTCATCGACGTCGGCGCGTCGACTGGCGGCTTTACCGACTGTGCCCTGCAGCACGGCGCCACCCACGTGTACGCGGTCGACGTCGGCTACGGTCAACTCGACTGGAAGCTGCGGCAAGATGAACGTGTCACAGTGATGGAGCGAACGAACTTTCGCCATGTCGACCCCGACTGTTTTTCCGATCCCCGGCCCGACGTCGCCCTCATCGACGTCTCTTTTATATCTTTAGATAAAATTTTACCGAAATTGGGTGAGATTTTGCCGGAAGGCGGGACGATTCTCTCGTTAGTTAAACCGCAGTTTGAGGCCGGGCGAGAAAGCGTCGGCAAAAAAGGGATCGTGCGCGATCCCGCGGTGCATCGGGAAGTGTTAGCGCGCACCGTGCACATGGCGGAGACGCACGGCTTCCGCATGAGCGACGTGGCGTTTTCCCCAATTACCGGCAGCGAAGGGAACATCGAGTTTTTAGTCGCATGGCGCAAAGTAGCGCGAGCGTTACTGTCTGTAGACGACATCGCGCACCGCGTCGAGGAAACGGTCTCCCGTGCGCACCGCGAATTATCGCACTAA